TGGTGATCACCAACCCGTCGAACCCGTTCTACGCCGCGCTGATCTCCGCGGTGGAGCGGCAGTGCCGGATCGCGGGGTACTCGGTCCTGCTGCTGGTCACCGAGGAGAACGAGGACAACGAGGAACGCGCGGTGCAGCAGCTGCTGCGCTTCGGCGTCGACGGGGTGCTGGCGGTGCCGATCCAGCACCGGCCCGGGGTGTGGGCGGAGCTGTCCGCGGCCGGGCTGCCGGTCGTGCTGCTCAGCCGCGACATCCCGGAGCTGGGTTTCGACTTCGTCGGCATCGACGTCGAGCAGGCGGTCGCGGACGCGGTGTCGCGCGTGGCCGGGCCGGGGCGGGCGTGGCTGTTCGAGGAGGACCTGGAGATCAGCACGGTCGCCCAGCGCATCGCGGGTTTCCAGCGGGCGCTCGGCGGCGATTCGCTGGTGCTGAAGGTGCCCGGGCACCGGACGCGGGACGCGGCGCTGCCGTGGCGGCCGGACGACGCCCACCGGCTCGCGGCCGGGCTGATCAGCCGTGAGCACCACCCGGATCTGGTGGTCACCGGCAACGACTACTTCGCGCTCGGGGTCTACAAGGCGGTCCGGGAGTGCGGGCTGACCGTCGGCGAGGACGTGCGTGTGCTCGGCTACGGCGACCACCCGTTCGCCGCCTACCTGGAGCCGGGCCTGAGCACGATCCGGCTGCCTGCCGACGAGGTCGGCTCGGCCGGGGTGGAGTTGTTGCTGCGGCGGGTCGCGGACCCGGACCGGCCGCGGGAAACCGTGCGGTTGAGCGCAGAACTCGTCGAGCGCGGCTCGGCGCGCGTCGTGCGCTGATCGTCGCCGGACGTCCAGGAAAGATCAACCTTCCCGCCACAATCCGGACATAGCGTCCGCCGCATGAGACGCACTCCCCACCGGTGGACGGCGGCCGCGCTCGCGCTCGGCCTCGCCGCCGCACTCGTCCCCACCCTCGCCGCCGCCGCGCCCGGCGACGTCGTCGTCCGCGAGTCCTTCGCCGGCTCCGCGCTGCCCGCCGGGTGGACCCCCGTCGCAGGCACCTGGCAGGTCAGCGGCGGCAAGCTGACCAACACCGCGCCCGGGACGCTGTCCCGGATCACGTTCGGCACGCACCTGGAGGACTTCCGCGCCGAGGCGACCATCCGGTTCGATTCGGTGACCAACTCCAGCCGCTGGGCCGGCATCGTTCTCGACACCGCGCCGGGCGGGGCCGTGCCGTGGAGCCAGGCGGTCATGCGGTCGGCCTCCACCGCCACCAACGGCATCGAGTTCGCGCAGCGCACCGAGGCGAACACCTGGAAGGTGACCGACACCGCCGCCGCGCCGTACGACGCGGGCACCGGGCGCGACGTCCGCGTGGCGATCGAGGTGCACGGCAGCCGCGCGACCTGGAGCTTCGACGGCCAGACCGTCCTGACCACGACCAAGCTGCGGCGCAGCGCGTCGGGCGTGTTCGGGTTCATCGCCGACGGCGCGAAGATCAGCGTCGACGACGTGGTGGTCACCCAGCTCGAACCGCTGCCGGTGACCCAGCCGGACGGCGCGCTGCCGCTCACGGTCGCGCACCGCGGCTACTCCGCGGTCGCGCCGGAGAACACCCTCGCGGCGATCGAGGCCGGGATCCGCGCCGGCGCCGAGTACGTGGAGATCGACGCGCAGACCACCCGCGACGGCGTGCCGGTGGTCATGCACGACAACACCGTCGACCGGACCACCCCCGGCACCGGCGACATCTCGACGCTGACCGCCGCCCAGGTGACCGCGCTGGACGCGGGGTCGTGGTTCTCGCCCGCGTTCGCCGGGCAGCGGGTGCCGACCCTCGGGCAGGTGCTGGACCTGGTCCGCACCAGCGGATCGACGCTGCTGCTGGAGATCAAGGGCCCGGAGACCCGCGCGGAGACCACGCGGATCCTCGACGAGGTGCGCAGCCGCGGCATGGCGCGGCAGGTGCTGGTGCAGAGCTTCGACGAGCAGGTCCTGCGGGACGCGCGGGCGGTCGCGCCGGAGATCCCGCTGGGGCTGCTGCGGGGCGCGGTGGACGCCGATCCGGTGGCGACGGCGAAGGCGTTCGGGGTCGTGACGTACAACCCGTCCGCCGCCGCGCTGCTGACGCGGCCGGACACGGTGTCCAAGCTGAACTCCGCCGGGATCGCCGTGATGCCCTACACGGTGAACGACGCCGCGACCTGGCGGAAGCTGGCCGACGCCGGGGTGGACGCGATCATCACCGACCGGGCCGGGGAGCTCGCCGGCTGGCGGTCGGGCCACGCGGCGCCGTCCGTGACGATCTCGGTGCCGGGTGAGCTGCGGCGGTACGTGCCGGCGCCGGTCGCGGTGTCGGCGCGGGACGCCTCGTCGGTCTCGGTGACGCTGGACGGCACGCGGATCGACCCGGCGGTGCCGCTGGACCCGCGCTCGCTGACCGCCGGCGCGCACGAGCTGGTCGCTACCGCGACCGGCCCGGGCGGGACGGCTTCGGCGTCCGCGAAGTTCGAGGTCGTGGTCGACGTGACGGGCGTGCGGGTGCTGGTCGCCGAGGCCGGGGCGAGCCCGGAGGAGACGGCGACGATCCTGCGCCACCTGGACGCCGGGCGCTTCGACCAGGCCGCCGACGCGGTGCGCCGGGCCGGGTTCGCTCCGGAGCTGGAGCGCGTCCTGCTGGCGGACATCGCGTTGCTCGCGAGCCGCTGAGGCCCCGGGGTGGCGGGGCGATCTTGTCCCCGCCACCCCGTGCGGGTCAGACTGGCGCGGTGGATCGCGTGCGCATCGAGATCAGTGAAGGTGTCGCCGACGTGCGGCTCAACCGTGCCGACAAGCGCAACGCGCTGGACCCGGCGATGTTCGCGGCCCTGGTGCGGGCGGGCGAACGGCTCAAGACCGAGCCGGGGCTGCGGGCGGTCGTGCTCTCCGGCGAGGGCCCGGACTTCTGCGCCGGCCTGGACTTCGCGGCCTTCCAGGCGATGCGCTCCGGCGGCCGCATCACCGCGGACGTCGACCTGCCACCCGCCACGGGACCGGCGAAGGCGACCGGTCAGCGCGCCGCCTACGTGTGGACCGAACTGCCGGTGCCGGTGATCGCGGCGATCACCGGGCACGCCTTGGGCGGCGGGCTGCAGGTGGCGCTGGGCGCGGACATCCGGATCGTCGCGGCGGACGCGAAGCTGTCGATGCTGGAGATCAAGTGGGGCCTGATCCCGGACATGACCGGCACGCAGGTGCTGCCCGAGCTGGTCGGCCGGGACGTGGCGAAGGAGCTGACCTTCACGGGCCGGATCGTGAGCGGCGCGGAGGCGGTCTCGCTGGGCCTGGCGACGCGCGTGGCCGACGATCCGCGGGCGGAGGCGCTGGAGCTGGCCCGGTCGATCGCCGGGCGCAGCCCCGACGCGGTCCGCGCGGCGAAGCGCCTGCTGGACCTGCCGCGCGACCACGAGGCCGGCTTCGCGGCGGAGCAGCGGGAGATCACCGCCCTGATCGGCAGCCCGAACCAGGTCGAGGCGGTGACCGCGTCCTTCGAGAAGCGGGCGCCACGCTTCACCGACCCGACCTGAGCCGCGAGTCCCACACTCGCCGGCGGTGGGGCTCACCGCCCGGGCCCGCGGCTCCGGCCTCAGCCTCCGAGCAGGCCCGACCGCCGCAGGCTCTCCGCCGTCTCGCGGATGGTCGTCCGCTGGTCGCGGGGTTCCCAGCCCAGGACGTTCCGCGCCTTGTCCGTGCGGATCACCGGCACCTCGGCCTCGCCGGGAGCCTCGCGCACCGGCACGCCCAGCAGTTCGGCGATCTGCGCGAAGCTCATCGCCGGTCCGCTGCTCACGAGGAACCGCTCGCCGGCCGCCGACGGCGCGGTCATCGCGCGCACGTGCGCGTCGGCCACGTCGCGGACGTCGACCACGCCGAAGTACGACCGCGGCACGACCGGCATCGTCCCCTCCAGCATCGCCTTGATCAGGCCGGTCGAGGTGGACAGCCGGGGGCTCAGCACCGGTCCGAAGATGCCCGTCGGGTTGATCACCGCCAGCTCCGGTCCGCCCTCGCGCGCGAAGTCCCACGCCGCCCGCTCCGCGACGGCCTTCGACTTCACGTACGCGGTGTTGTCGTCCGCCGGGTCGGTCCAGTCGGTCTCGTCGTAGAAGCCGCGCGTCGTGCCGCTGTATCCGACGGCGGCGAACGACGAGGTCAGCACCACGCGCCGCACCCCCGCGTCCCGGGCGGCGCGGAGCACCCGCACCGCGCCGTCGCGCGCCGGGCGGATCACCTCGTCCTCGTCGGCCGGGTCGTCGGCCGGGAACGGGGAGGCGACGTGCAGCACGTACGCGCAGCCGTCCACCGCCTCGGCCCAGCCCACGTCGCTGTCCAGGGTGGCGACGGCGAACTCGGGATCCCCGCCGACCGCCTCGCGCACCTCCCCGGCCCGATCAGGCGACCGGACCGTCGTCCGCACGGCCCACCCGTCACTCAGCAGGCGGGCGATGACGTGCGTGCCGACGAACCCCGTCCCGCCCGTGACCAGGACGGGGCCGCGCGCGGTCACTTCAGCCGGGGCAACAGGCCCCGGATTTCGTCGGCGGCCCGCTCCTCGGCGGCCGCGTCACCGCGGTCCCGCGCGTCCCACAGCTCGGCCTTGAGCCGCAGGTAGTCGCGGCGCACCCGCAGCCGCTCGATCTCGGCGTCCAGCCGTTCGACGTTGCGGGCGAACAGGTCGCGTTGCTCGGCCGGGTCGCCGCCGTCGAGGTGGCGCAGGTAGACCCGCATGTCGGCCAGGCTCATGCCGGTCGAGCGGAGGCAGCCGAGCGCCTCGATGGTCTCGACCAGCTCGGGCGGGTACCGGCGGTGCCCGCTGGACTCGTCGCGGTCGACCGGCCCGATCAGGCCGATCTTCTCGTAGTAACGCAGGGTGGGTTCCGGCAGTCCGCTGCGCCGGGAGACCTCCTGGATCGTGCTCATACCGGCCAGTGTCGGATAGTTGAAGCGCTTGAAGTCAAGGGAAGGGCTGACATGACGCAGGACACGTACCGCCTCGGGGTGATGGACGGGGACGGCATCGGGCCGGAGATCGTGCCGGCGGCGGTCCGCGTGGTGGACGCGGCGGCGCAGGAGCTCGACATCGACTGGGTGCCGCTGCCGGTGGGCCGGTCGGCGATCGACGAGTTCGGCACTCCCCTGCCGGAATCCACGGTCGAGGCGCTGTCCGGTGTGGACGGCTGGCTGCTCGGCCCGCACGACAACGCGTCCTACCCGGAGCCGCACCGCTCGCGGCTCAACCCGAGCGGGTTCCTGCGCAAGCACTTCGACCTGTTCGCCAACATCCGCCCGGCCAGGGCGTTCGACGGGGCGCGGGCGCTGGTGCCCGGCACCGACCTGGTGATCGTGCGGGAGAACACCCAGGGTTTCTACGCC
The window above is part of the Amycolatopsis thermoflava N1165 genome. Proteins encoded here:
- a CDS encoding LacI family DNA-binding transcriptional regulator, which produces MVRARRVTLRDVADRVGLSANTVSRALSGKDQVSEATREMIVAEARRLGYVPNSHARSLVSGTTMVLALVITNPSNPFYAALISAVERQCRIAGYSVLLLVTEENEDNEERAVQQLLRFGVDGVLAVPIQHRPGVWAELSAAGLPVVLLSRDIPELGFDFVGIDVEQAVADAVSRVAGPGRAWLFEEDLEISTVAQRIAGFQRALGGDSLVLKVPGHRTRDAALPWRPDDAHRLAAGLISREHHPDLVVTGNDYFALGVYKAVRECGLTVGEDVRVLGYGDHPFAAYLEPGLSTIRLPADEVGSAGVELLLRRVADPDRPRETVRLSAELVERGSARVVR
- a CDS encoding glycerophosphodiester phosphodiesterase is translated as MRRTPHRWTAAALALGLAAALVPTLAAAAPGDVVVRESFAGSALPAGWTPVAGTWQVSGGKLTNTAPGTLSRITFGTHLEDFRAEATIRFDSVTNSSRWAGIVLDTAPGGAVPWSQAVMRSASTATNGIEFAQRTEANTWKVTDTAAAPYDAGTGRDVRVAIEVHGSRATWSFDGQTVLTTTKLRRSASGVFGFIADGAKISVDDVVVTQLEPLPVTQPDGALPLTVAHRGYSAVAPENTLAAIEAGIRAGAEYVEIDAQTTRDGVPVVMHDNTVDRTTPGTGDISTLTAAQVTALDAGSWFSPAFAGQRVPTLGQVLDLVRTSGSTLLLEIKGPETRAETTRILDEVRSRGMARQVLVQSFDEQVLRDARAVAPEIPLGLLRGAVDADPVATAKAFGVVTYNPSAAALLTRPDTVSKLNSAGIAVMPYTVNDAATWRKLADAGVDAIITDRAGELAGWRSGHAAPSVTISVPGELRRYVPAPVAVSARDASSVSVTLDGTRIDPAVPLDPRSLTAGAHELVATATGPGGTASASAKFEVVVDVTGVRVLVAEAGASPEETATILRHLDAGRFDQAADAVRRAGFAPELERVLLADIALLASR
- a CDS encoding crotonase/enoyl-CoA hydratase family protein, which gives rise to MDRVRIEISEGVADVRLNRADKRNALDPAMFAALVRAGERLKTEPGLRAVVLSGEGPDFCAGLDFAAFQAMRSGGRITADVDLPPATGPAKATGQRAAYVWTELPVPVIAAITGHALGGGLQVALGADIRIVAADAKLSMLEIKWGLIPDMTGTQVLPELVGRDVAKELTFTGRIVSGAEAVSLGLATRVADDPRAEALELARSIAGRSPDAVRAAKRLLDLPRDHEAGFAAEQREITALIGSPNQVEAVTASFEKRAPRFTDPT
- a CDS encoding SDR family oxidoreductase is translated as MTARGPVLVTGGTGFVGTHVIARLLSDGWAVRTTVRSPDRAGEVREAVGGDPEFAVATLDSDVGWAEAVDGCAYVLHVASPFPADDPADEDEVIRPARDGAVRVLRAARDAGVRRVVLTSSFAAVGYSGTTRGFYDETDWTDPADDNTAYVKSKAVAERAAWDFAREGGPELAVINPTGIFGPVLSPRLSTSTGLIKAMLEGTMPVVPRSYFGVVDVRDVADAHVRAMTAPSAAGERFLVSSGPAMSFAQIAELLGVPVREAPGEAEVPVIRTDKARNVLGWEPRDQRTTIRETAESLRRSGLLGG
- a CDS encoding MerR family transcriptional regulator, giving the protein MSTIQEVSRRSGLPEPTLRYYEKIGLIGPVDRDESSGHRRYPPELVETIEALGCLRSTGMSLADMRVYLRHLDGGDPAEQRDLFARNVERLDAEIERLRVRRDYLRLKAELWDARDRGDAAAEERAADEIRGLLPRLK